A section of the Marinoscillum sp. 108 genome encodes:
- a CDS encoding SDR family oxidoreductase, translating into MKKALITGANKGIGFGTARLLLQNGFYVYIGSRNVQNGVNAVEKLKAEGLDNVEVIQMDVTDESSVQKAREHIGKRTDVLDVLINNAGINGGNSPYTALEAKSDEFQAAFDTNVIGTARVTNALIDLLRKSDEPRIVNLSTSVGSLTLQSDPNWQAYDYAKYAVYAASKAALNMYTIHLAYELRDTKFKVNAVCPGLTATDFTFGHGGDVETAAKRVVKYATIGEDGPTGKFFSEETNPETGIVSW; encoded by the coding sequence ATGAAAAAAGCACTCATTACAGGAGCGAACAAAGGAATAGGTTTTGGAACAGCAAGACTTTTATTACAAAACGGGTTTTACGTCTACATTGGGAGCAGAAATGTACAAAATGGAGTCAATGCTGTTGAAAAATTAAAAGCTGAAGGGTTGGACAATGTCGAAGTGATACAGATGGATGTAACCGATGAATCTTCAGTGCAAAAAGCCCGTGAACATATCGGGAAAAGGACGGATGTTTTGGATGTCTTAATAAACAATGCTGGCATCAACGGAGGAAACAGCCCCTATACGGCTCTTGAAGCTAAATCTGATGAGTTTCAAGCAGCATTTGATACCAATGTGATCGGCACAGCAAGAGTGACAAATGCACTTATTGATTTGCTAAGAAAATCGGACGAACCAAGGATTGTGAACCTGAGTACGAGTGTAGGCTCTCTTACCTTGCAAAGTGATCCCAACTGGCAAGCCTATGATTATGCCAAATATGCGGTCTATGCGGCCTCAAAAGCAGCACTGAATATGTATACCATTCATTTAGCGTATGAACTTCGTGATACCAAGTTCAAAGTCAATGCTGTTTGTCCAGGATTAACGGCAACTGATTTTACTTTTGGCCATGGAGGTGATGTGGAAACTGCTGCCAAAAGAGTCGTTAAGTATGCAACCATAGGCGAAGACGGTCCAACTGGTAAATTCTTTAGCGAAGAAACCAATCCTGAAACAGGGATAGTTTCCTGGTAA
- a CDS encoding Crp/Fnr family transcriptional regulator, which translates to MKFDQLAIMEELMEYILQIGNLNQQQLNLVTRGAIEIDLQKDKYFSEAGKVPRQVGFVVGGVIRGCYYNKDGEEITRCFISENSLVVDYVNFEANTVSTEYLQACTDCKLIVFPKQHWDELSQIIVGWDNIKNKMVQLCMYQKSRKGPVVSQDATTRYLAFMENYPSLINRIPLTYVASYLGVTQQSLSRIRKNIR; encoded by the coding sequence TTGAAGTTTGATCAACTTGCCATTATGGAAGAACTGATGGAATATATCTTGCAAATTGGTAACCTGAATCAACAACAATTAAACCTTGTAACACGAGGTGCAATTGAAATTGATCTTCAAAAAGACAAGTATTTCTCAGAGGCAGGAAAAGTCCCAAGACAAGTTGGTTTTGTAGTAGGGGGTGTCATAAGAGGTTGTTATTACAACAAAGATGGAGAGGAAATCACTCGATGTTTTATAAGCGAGAATAGCCTGGTGGTAGATTATGTCAATTTTGAAGCAAACACGGTCTCTACTGAATATTTGCAAGCATGTACCGACTGTAAGCTCATTGTTTTTCCTAAGCAACACTGGGATGAACTGTCACAGATTATTGTGGGGTGGGATAACATTAAAAACAAAATGGTACAATTATGTATGTACCAAAAATCCAGAAAAGGCCCGGTGGTGTCACAAGATGCGACTACTCGCTATTTAGCATTTATGGAGAACTATCCTTCACTCATTAATCGCATTCCATTGACTTACGTCGCTTCTTACTTAGGCGTCACACAGCAGTCCTTAAGCAGGATAAGAAAAAACATCCGCTGA
- a CDS encoding HEPN domain-containing protein → MFNNAELNKQYNRIEKLIKKTKQFEPDDELRSHLTKYICVLCSGFIENSVYHAFCDIADRSCAPSVVLTYSKAQLYKIQNANAEKIRDLTKSFNPDWHDGIRDFLQKDNRGSAINYILKDRHNIAHGRDSEITIGKLEDYLKKTVEVIIYLETQMDRTSA, encoded by the coding sequence ATGTTCAATAATGCCGAGCTAAATAAGCAATACAATCGAATTGAGAAATTAATAAAAAAAACAAAGCAGTTCGAACCAGATGATGAACTCAGGTCACATCTAACGAAATACATCTGTGTGCTTTGTTCTGGGTTTATTGAAAATTCAGTTTACCATGCATTTTGTGATATAGCGGATAGGTCTTGTGCACCATCTGTAGTACTGACTTATTCAAAGGCTCAATTGTATAAAATACAAAACGCCAATGCTGAAAAAATTAGAGACCTAACAAAGTCATTCAATCCTGATTGGCACGATGGTATCCGTGATTTTCTACAAAAAGATAACCGAGGTTCTGCCATAAATTATATACTGAAAGACCGCCATAATATTGCTCACGGGAGGGATTCTGAAATTACAATTGGTAAACTTGAGGACTATTTGAAGAAAACTGTTGAGGTTATTATCTACCTCGAAACACAAATGGATAGAACCAGTGCCTAA
- a CDS encoding DUF262 domain-containing protein: protein MNGDEFDEIDEPIIDVEDSEESAAPMIYDISSYGADLDVEGLVKRLKRGDIFIPPFQRDYVWNQAEASRLVESLLLGLPVPGVFLAKEGESNKMSVIDGQQRLKSLRFFYDGFFNPKDGDTRKRVFKLKNVQPQFEDKTYETLEEEDRIKLDNSIIHATIIKQESPNDNNTSIYHVFERLNTGGRKLTPQEIRSAIYIGKLNEMISELNDHPSWRELFGKKNNRLKDQEMILRFFAMYSLQNEYSKPLKEFLNKFNGRYRNPTESEIERLSDIFKQTTDLILDKLGKNAFRPDRVFNAAAFEVLMVGIANRLDQNINFDSLIQNLETLYKTQDFIDSITRATSDEKVVEQRHKLFNEFVEEYVQ from the coding sequence ATGAATGGAGATGAATTTGATGAAATAGACGAGCCAATTATTGATGTGGAAGATTCTGAAGAATCTGCTGCTCCAATGATTTATGACATTTCAAGTTATGGTGCTGATCTTGATGTTGAAGGATTAGTTAAAAGATTAAAAAGAGGGGATATTTTTATTCCACCATTTCAAAGAGACTATGTTTGGAATCAGGCAGAAGCTTCAAGGTTAGTTGAATCTCTTCTTCTTGGCTTACCTGTGCCAGGTGTTTTTCTTGCTAAAGAAGGTGAATCCAATAAAATGTCTGTAATTGACGGACAACAAAGACTCAAATCTCTCCGATTTTTTTACGATGGCTTTTTTAATCCCAAAGATGGAGATACTAGAAAGAGAGTTTTTAAACTTAAAAACGTTCAACCTCAATTTGAGGACAAAACATATGAAACCTTAGAAGAGGAGGATCGCATAAAGCTTGATAATTCAATAATTCACGCAACCATAATCAAACAAGAATCACCTAATGACAATAACACAAGTATCTATCATGTATTTGAAAGACTGAACACCGGAGGTCGAAAATTAACTCCACAAGAAATACGATCTGCAATATACATTGGCAAGCTAAACGAGATGATTTCTGAATTGAATGATCATCCTTCATGGAGAGAACTCTTTGGTAAAAAGAATAATAGACTCAAAGATCAGGAAATGATTTTAAGGTTTTTTGCCATGTATTCGTTACAAAATGAATACAGCAAACCACTAAAGGAATTTTTAAATAAATTCAATGGTCGCTACCGTAATCCAACAGAGTCCGAAATTGAAAGACTGTCCGATATTTTTAAGCAGACAACTGACCTTATTTTGGACAAACTAGGAAAAAATGCTTTCAGACCAGATAGAGTCTTTAATGCAGCAGCCTTTGAAGTCCTTATGGTCGGAATAGCGAACAGACTAGATCAAAACATAAACTTTGATTCTTTAATCCAGAACCTTGAGACTTTATATAAAACTCAAGATTTTATCGATTCAATAACGAGAGCAACCTCAGATGAGAAAGTTGTAGAGCAAAGACATAAGTTGTTCAATGAATTTGTAGAAGAGTATGTTCAATAA
- a CDS encoding 2OG-Fe(II) oxygenase, with protein MTNDLVLTEEEARFEALIQGLLSEGHGTCADFIDSLTANGLRSNLLGHKQSGDMRPAGISRQFDYQRNAEVRGDVIRWIENDTSDVFELLVLSRIQAFITYLNRTCYTAINDFEFHYAYYEQGSFYKRHLDQFKSDKGRKYSLVMYLNEDWLESDGGQLSLYHPDGTQENVLPVSGRAVFFESDKVEHEVHPSLNRYRLSIAGWLKQV; from the coding sequence ATGACCAACGACCTGGTGCTTACCGAAGAGGAAGCCCGATTTGAAGCACTTATCCAAGGTTTACTCTCTGAAGGTCATGGCACATGCGCTGATTTCATAGACTCCCTCACCGCCAACGGCCTCCGAAGCAATCTCCTCGGCCACAAACAAAGTGGCGACATGCGCCCGGCGGGCATCTCCCGGCAGTTTGATTATCAGCGAAACGCCGAAGTGCGAGGTGATGTGATCAGGTGGATCGAAAATGACACCTCGGACGTATTTGAATTACTGGTGCTCTCCAGGATTCAGGCCTTTATCACCTACCTCAACAGAACCTGCTATACGGCCATCAATGATTTTGAATTTCACTATGCCTACTATGAGCAGGGCAGCTTCTACAAGCGGCATTTAGACCAGTTTAAGAGTGACAAAGGCCGGAAATACTCACTGGTGATGTACCTCAACGAAGACTGGCTGGAGAGCGATGGGGGGCAGCTGTCACTCTATCATCCGGATGGCACTCAGGAAAACGTCCTCCCGGTCAGTGGCCGGGCGGTATTCTTTGAAAGTGACAAGGTAGAGCATGAGGTTCACCCCTCCCTCAACCGCTACCGGCTGAGTATCGCAGGCTGGCTCAAGCAGGTATAA
- a CDS encoding formylglycine-generating enzyme family protein, with translation MRLLKFGMVCLLAAGCSQADKDRGSIEAPEGMVYIPEGSFHMGAKSTEAYEDEFPSHEVSVSPFFMDATEVTNAQFAEFVEATGYVTIAERDIDWEEMKTQVPEGTPKPPDSVLQAGALVFRPTSSEVNLADYTQWWVWTIGGNWRHPEGPESTIADRMNHPVVHVAWDDAVAYAQWAGKRLPTEAEWEWASMGGRKDIKYPWGNESAENASDKANFWQGKFPYQNYVLDGFETTAPVKSFPANGFGLYDMAGNVWEWCQDKYDARAYESYQRKGAVEDPKGSAQYYDPRDPYTPKHLIRGGSFLCNDSYCSGYRVSRRMSSSKDSGFNHTGFRCVQDVQS, from the coding sequence ATGAGGTTATTGAAGTTTGGTATGGTTTGCCTGCTGGCCGCAGGTTGTTCACAGGCCGATAAAGATCGTGGTAGCATTGAGGCTCCCGAGGGGATGGTTTATATTCCGGAAGGAAGCTTTCACATGGGTGCAAAATCCACCGAGGCTTACGAAGATGAGTTTCCCAGTCATGAGGTCTCTGTCTCTCCTTTTTTCATGGATGCCACGGAGGTCACCAATGCTCAGTTTGCTGAATTTGTGGAGGCCACAGGCTATGTGACCATTGCCGAGCGCGACATTGACTGGGAAGAAATGAAAACTCAGGTGCCCGAGGGTACCCCCAAGCCTCCGGACTCTGTGCTGCAGGCGGGAGCACTGGTTTTCCGCCCAACGAGCAGCGAGGTGAATCTGGCAGACTATACGCAGTGGTGGGTCTGGACCATAGGGGGCAACTGGCGCCATCCGGAAGGGCCCGAGAGCACCATCGCCGACCGTATGAACCATCCCGTGGTGCACGTGGCCTGGGATGATGCTGTGGCTTATGCCCAATGGGCCGGAAAGCGACTGCCCACAGAAGCAGAGTGGGAGTGGGCCTCCATGGGCGGTCGTAAAGACATCAAATATCCATGGGGCAATGAGTCGGCGGAGAATGCTTCAGACAAGGCCAATTTCTGGCAAGGAAAATTTCCGTATCAAAATTACGTGCTGGATGGTTTTGAGACCACCGCTCCGGTGAAGTCTTTCCCGGCTAATGGCTTTGGGTTATATGACATGGCGGGCAATGTGTGGGAGTGGTGCCAGGACAAATACGATGCCCGTGCTTATGAGAGCTATCAGCGCAAAGGTGCCGTGGAAGATCCCAAAGGCTCCGCTCAATACTACGATCCCCGAGATCCATATACTCCCAAACATCTGATTCGTGGCGGGTCATTCCTCTGCAACGACAGCTACTGTAGTGGCTACCGGGTGTCCAGAAGGATGAGCTCCAGCAAAGACTCAGGTTTCAATCATACTGGCTTTAGATGTGTGCAGGATGTGCAATCGTGA
- a CDS encoding type IX secretion system membrane protein PorP/SprF, with the protein MKIFTFCSILLVSGFSLSAQDFLGSSSYFMNPFSLNTAYSAPGGDLFAAFQANKYTGSQSEKGAEYISFGTYYGLGRGLSSGLRMNSQSLGMINYQGLDVSLAYMAGITEDHYLSFSLAAGLLREKLESSDVKYSPYVDQDDPLLNSDNVYDHTQLTLGGGFVYNVYKFQLSYYMPYLVKGNESLKFDFNTLAKFTYTHYKSIVSVENYVMYRYFHDGSGFYDGGLLVGWSKTLWLNLAYRSTKSVNAGVAFENSGFKVGYSYNHPFGEFNELITGKHELTVTYSVEDLGRRRPYFFRKSR; encoded by the coding sequence ATGAAGATTTTTACTTTTTGTTCGATTTTACTTGTCAGTGGATTTTCACTATCCGCTCAGGATTTTCTGGGGTCTTCCAGCTATTTTATGAACCCCTTTTCACTGAATACAGCTTACAGTGCACCGGGTGGTGATTTGTTTGCAGCTTTTCAAGCCAATAAATACACCGGCTCACAGTCTGAAAAGGGAGCAGAATACATCAGTTTTGGTACATATTACGGGCTCGGGAGAGGCCTTTCATCGGGCTTGCGAATGAACTCACAAAGCCTGGGGATGATCAATTATCAGGGCTTGGATGTATCACTTGCCTACATGGCTGGAATCACCGAGGATCATTATCTTTCCTTTTCGCTGGCCGCAGGACTTCTTCGCGAAAAGCTTGAATCTTCTGATGTAAAGTATAGCCCTTATGTGGATCAGGATGATCCTCTGTTGAATAGCGATAATGTATATGACCACACACAGCTCACTCTTGGGGGTGGGTTTGTGTACAATGTGTATAAATTTCAGCTGAGCTATTATATGCCTTATCTTGTCAAGGGTAATGAGTCTTTGAAATTCGATTTCAATACCCTTGCAAAGTTTACATACACTCACTACAAGAGCATAGTATCTGTAGAAAACTATGTGATGTACAGATACTTTCACGATGGCTCAGGTTTTTATGACGGAGGGTTACTGGTAGGGTGGTCTAAAACACTTTGGCTCAACCTGGCTTACCGATCCACTAAGAGCGTGAATGCCGGAGTAGCTTTCGAAAACTCAGGGTTTAAAGTGGGATACAGCTACAATCATCCATTTGGTGAGTTTAATGAGCTCATTACCGGGAAACATGAACTCACTGTGACTTACTCGGTTGAAGATCTGGGCAGAAGGAGGCCGTATTTCTTCAGGAAGTCCAGGTAA
- a CDS encoding cadherin domain-containing protein, giving the protein MKNIILMILVLSGAMSYGQAPGSWTVDPNDFTYDMAITARLEVNGRVSTSSNDVVAAFIDGVVVGVGSPDVNVPSTGEVVIFLTVYSNSASGKTVTFQIYDDQNNEVLNAVNSLAFENNAQTGSNTVPYVISDNYAPTAISLSASSISENLTAGSVVGVLSTTDANHSTGFTYQLVTGEGDTGNSFFTITGNELKTAEILNFEVKNEYSVRVQTTDPKGATFERAFVITVLDVNDGPTDIILSASTLAENNETFAQVGLLTTTDEDAGDSFVYTLTGSADDSNFEIRDGNRLVLGVVANFEVKASYSLTITVTDQAGAGLTYQESFVVNISDVNEAPTDITLSNNELDENSPTGTILGTLTTTDQDLSAGDTHTYTFINGTDSNGDFLLDGNTLKAVVVPDFEEKSTYFLTLVVKDAANNTFTKQFQINILDVNEAPNDIYLSKNALAEDAAIGTFIGRLSVNDVDDVDTYEYAFVSGDGDTGNALFQITDDEISSNGTFDFEVKSEYEVRIQATDAGSNTFQKVFTIVLLDANDPPTNLKLSKSDFYENNTIGQEVAVISVTDQDATDEYVYSLIGTDHDGYFEINDNKLYVQQVIDYETNTTLTVTIQVTDDGGAGFSYQKQFVLTINNRNEAPTEIFVTNLSIPEDMAVGQKVADLSAEDSDNVFGEVHTFSFSSGEDTDGPFFIDGSSIKLAQKVDFESVSSYFISLMVTDKAANTFVQQFQVTIEDVNEPPNDVYLSKNTLKEDATPGTFIGRLSVNDVDNPDVFTYAFVSGDGDTNNDLFLLEDDVFLSNGTFDYEVKSEYEVRVQATDNGSNTFQKAFKINLTDANDPPTNLKLSKSDFYENNTIGQEVAVISVTDQDATDEYVFSLVGSDHDDFFEINDNKLYAQQVVDYETNTTLTITIEVTDAGGEGFSFDKEFTLTINNRNEAPTAIMVSNLIVPEHTGVGQKIADLSAEDTDNAFGELHTFSFSNGNDTSGPFFIDGNTITMAEKVNYEVKSSYFIALKVSDKEANTFVQQFTITISDENDVPTAVALSGNTFDENLPVGTEVGEFTTTDEDAGETFTYALKAGAGGGSNALFSIEDNVLKTAQVFDFEQTGSLSVRVAATDGDGAVIEKAFALTVNDTNDAPTGILLSNDVVDENQPSGTLIGVLSTDDTDASDSFSYTITGADAEQLKKFFKISGDQLQTKVPLDAEGQGQFALEITVTDKGQSTFSENFVVLVESVNEAPVLADTTLYITENSESESSLGFLNVTDVDGDDFTFEIIRSDPFFDESKGAFRIDVSGQVLVNNKDSLDYEELKEVIYRVRVTDSGSPQLTVEALLRIEIQDAVESDLLPVNEVITPNSDGYNDYFFIQNISLYEGYTLVIYKGSGVEVYRSTPYANEWDGVSQNGKDLDPGVYYYKFYSSLGNLYRGTVTIIRN; this is encoded by the coding sequence ATGAAGAATATTATATTAATGATTTTGGTCTTGTCCGGAGCCATGAGCTACGGACAGGCACCAGGCTCCTGGACAGTGGATCCAAATGACTTCACCTATGACATGGCCATCACGGCCAGACTAGAGGTGAATGGCAGGGTTTCCACCAGCAGTAATGACGTGGTGGCTGCATTTATAGACGGTGTAGTCGTCGGTGTGGGTAGCCCGGATGTGAATGTTCCATCCACAGGTGAGGTAGTCATTTTCCTTACAGTTTATAGCAATTCTGCATCAGGGAAGACCGTCACTTTTCAGATCTACGATGATCAGAATAATGAAGTGCTGAATGCGGTGAATAGTCTGGCTTTTGAAAACAATGCGCAAACGGGCTCCAATACTGTACCATATGTGATCTCCGACAACTACGCACCCACGGCTATTTCGCTTTCGGCTTCATCGATCAGTGAAAATCTCACAGCCGGATCAGTAGTGGGCGTGCTGAGTACCACAGATGCCAATCACAGTACCGGGTTTACCTACCAATTGGTGACAGGTGAGGGAGATACGGGCAATTCATTTTTTACCATTACCGGCAATGAGTTGAAGACCGCAGAGATACTGAATTTTGAAGTAAAAAATGAGTATTCTGTTCGAGTCCAAACCACCGATCCCAAGGGTGCTACCTTTGAAAGAGCTTTTGTCATTACAGTATTGGACGTAAACGACGGGCCTACGGACATCATTCTTTCTGCGAGTACCCTGGCAGAAAATAATGAAACTTTTGCTCAGGTGGGCCTCTTGACGACTACAGATGAAGACGCAGGGGATTCATTTGTATATACCCTTACGGGATCTGCCGACGACAGCAATTTCGAAATTCGGGATGGAAACAGATTGGTACTGGGGGTCGTCGCCAATTTTGAAGTAAAAGCGAGCTATTCTTTGACCATTACAGTCACAGATCAGGCCGGTGCGGGGTTGACCTATCAGGAGAGTTTTGTGGTGAATATTTCCGATGTGAATGAAGCACCCACAGATATTACCCTCTCCAATAATGAGCTGGATGAAAACAGTCCGACAGGAACGATACTAGGTACTCTGACTACTACAGACCAGGATTTGTCTGCGGGGGATACGCATACCTATACCTTCATTAATGGGACAGATTCCAATGGAGACTTTCTATTGGATGGTAACACCCTGAAGGCAGTAGTTGTCCCGGACTTTGAAGAGAAAAGTACATACTTCCTTACACTTGTAGTGAAAGATGCTGCCAACAACACTTTCACAAAACAATTTCAGATCAACATCCTGGATGTGAATGAGGCCCCCAATGATATTTACCTCAGCAAGAATGCGTTGGCTGAGGATGCGGCCATAGGTACTTTCATAGGGAGACTTTCAGTCAACGACGTGGATGATGTGGATACATATGAATATGCCTTTGTCTCAGGGGATGGAGATACAGGCAATGCGCTGTTTCAGATTACTGATGATGAAATTTCCTCCAATGGCACTTTTGATTTTGAAGTAAAAAGCGAATACGAAGTGAGGATACAGGCTACTGATGCGGGAAGTAATACTTTTCAGAAAGTGTTCACAATTGTTTTGTTAGACGCTAATGATCCCCCTACGAATCTCAAACTGTCAAAGTCGGACTTTTATGAAAATAACACCATCGGGCAGGAAGTAGCTGTGATTTCAGTCACTGATCAGGATGCCACAGATGAGTACGTTTATAGTCTTATTGGGACCGACCATGATGGCTATTTCGAGATTAATGATAATAAACTGTACGTTCAGCAGGTCATCGATTATGAGACCAATACTACTTTGACTGTTACCATCCAGGTGACGGACGATGGCGGAGCAGGGTTTTCCTATCAAAAACAGTTCGTGTTGACCATCAACAATCGAAATGAAGCACCTACAGAAATCTTTGTAACCAATCTCTCCATACCGGAGGACATGGCGGTAGGTCAAAAGGTGGCGGATCTCTCTGCAGAGGATTCTGATAATGTATTTGGCGAGGTGCATACCTTTAGTTTCTCGAGCGGTGAGGACACTGATGGCCCCTTCTTCATAGATGGCTCTAGCATCAAACTGGCTCAGAAGGTGGATTTCGAGTCGGTATCATCTTATTTCATTTCATTGATGGTGACTGACAAAGCTGCGAATACCTTTGTTCAGCAATTCCAAGTCACTATAGAAGATGTAAATGAGCCGCCGAATGACGTCTATCTAAGTAAAAATACATTAAAAGAGGATGCTACTCCAGGCACTTTTATTGGCCGACTGTCCGTCAATGATGTGGATAATCCGGACGTATTTACATACGCGTTTGTGTCTGGTGATGGGGACACCAATAACGATTTGTTTCTATTGGAAGATGATGTGTTTTTATCCAATGGAACCTTCGATTATGAAGTGAAAAGCGAATACGAAGTGAGGGTACAGGCTACTGACAACGGTAGCAATACATTCCAAAAGGCTTTTAAAATTAACCTTACGGATGCCAATGATCCTCCTACAAATCTCAAATTGTCTAAGTCTGATTTTTATGAAAATAACACCATCGGGCAGGAAGTAGCAGTGATTTCAGTCACAGATCAGGATGCCACAGATGAGTATGTTTTCAGCCTGGTGGGTAGTGATCACGATGATTTCTTTGAAATCAACGACAATAAGCTATATGCGCAGCAGGTGGTGGATTATGAGACCAATACCACGCTCACCATTACCATTGAGGTGACAGATGCTGGCGGAGAGGGTTTTTCTTTTGATAAGGAGTTTACCCTGACGATCAACAATAGAAATGAGGCGCCTACTGCGATCATGGTTTCGAATCTGATAGTTCCCGAACACACCGGAGTGGGACAAAAAATTGCGGATCTTTCTGCGGAGGATACTGATAATGCTTTCGGTGAGCTTCATACTTTCAGTTTTTCAAACGGGAATGATACCAGTGGTCCGTTTTTCATAGATGGAAACACCATTACCATGGCTGAAAAGGTGAACTATGAGGTGAAGTCTTCATACTTCATTGCCCTGAAGGTGAGTGATAAGGAAGCCAATACGTTTGTGCAGCAGTTTACCATTACCATTTCGGATGAAAATGATGTGCCGACAGCAGTTGCCTTGTCGGGGAATACGTTTGACGAAAATCTGCCTGTTGGTACTGAAGTGGGAGAGTTCACCACAACAGATGAGGATGCCGGCGAGACCTTTACCTATGCCCTCAAGGCGGGTGCCGGTGGTGGCAGCAATGCGCTGTTTAGTATAGAGGACAATGTGCTGAAAACAGCACAGGTTTTTGATTTTGAGCAGACGGGCAGTCTTAGCGTGAGGGTGGCAGCTACAGATGGAGATGGAGCGGTGATAGAAAAAGCCTTTGCCCTTACGGTGAATGATACCAATGATGCACCAACAGGTATCCTACTGTCCAACGATGTGGTAGACGAAAATCAACCTTCAGGGACTTTAATCGGAGTCCTCAGTACAGACGATACAGATGCTTCTGATTCATTCAGCTACACCATCACCGGAGCGGATGCTGAGCAGCTGAAGAAGTTTTTTAAAATAAGCGGAGATCAGCTGCAGACAAAGGTGCCGCTGGATGCGGAAGGGCAGGGCCAATTTGCCCTGGAAATCACGGTGACTGATAAAGGCCAAAGTACATTTTCTGAGAATTTTGTCGTGTTGGTAGAATCAGTCAATGAAGCTCCTGTACTGGCTGATACCACCCTGTATATTACTGAGAATTCTGAGAGTGAATCCTCATTGGGTTTTCTGAACGTGACTGACGTGGATGGGGATGATTTTACCTTTGAGATCATAAGAAGTGATCCATTCTTTGATGAGAGTAAAGGAGCATTCAGGATTGATGTATCCGGTCAGGTATTGGTGAATAATAAGGATTCCCTGGACTATGAAGAACTGAAGGAGGTGATCTACAGGGTGCGTGTGACAGATAGTGGCAGTCCGCAACTGACTGTGGAAGCACTATTGAGAATAGAGATTCAGGATGCTGTCGAATCTGATCTGTTGCCTGTGAATGAAGTAATTACACCTAATTCAGACGGATACAACGACTATTTCTTTATCCAGAATATCAGTTTGTATGAAGGCTACACCTTGGTGATTTACAAAGGGTCCGGAGTAGAGGTGTACCGAAGCACACCATACGCCAATGAATGGGACGGTGTGAGCCAAAACGGCAAGGATCTCGATCCTGGTGTCTATTATTATAAGTTTTACAGTAGTCTTGGAAACCTTTACCGTGGTACTGTCACCATCATAAGAAACTAA